A window of Festucalex cinctus isolate MCC-2025b chromosome 6, RoL_Fcin_1.0, whole genome shotgun sequence contains these coding sequences:
- the LOC144020130 gene encoding uncharacterized protein LOC144020130, whose protein sequence is MVSDDEQPGPSGLPTTPWRPSLPGEGREKLTELKKSPGRNSMQDAVTAPGLAASSPQGVDDSYRELPPPTPVTKEVMGRKALKKTNRDAEVMVQPISSSSSGEEESEDEGDTGPRAPPEDERDDLGSLVSFAPPTSPNHAQQPKVIRGATRKGTKKQQPVLSVLKASERIALDIRLGYLQTKDDRRVYVPSVGQTEYPYPAAWLDKLSEEASLTVKTSYGEIINVLMTPAYRTLINCTMLTKNFREGFVTVLYDVLLKLVKQAAYCKANAEVKEQHDVICQDGGEVGPAGTQTGPATSSLPVSVTVPQQQHNTAQPVLATQAPNDLAMLDDQERNMRAFKALKAMVRDKDPKETVKEYLYDTWPMIKDAPGGEIAKKMWLQLVISDPVMSHETAQGVYERWVDEDEEDEETYVTRAKEQLKKGVTLMNVWYKLKQIITPNRYVKVLRMLVADKPNQAMFIKMGPESPVLKIEGSIKQWDRLTKHYNERRKEADNRREGDQLRQSTPKAPQPVQQREIYSQQPRRAAYSGPQHTGASSSNRTGERFVAVAAKLPEAHKQEK, encoded by the coding sequence ATGGTGTCAGATGATGAACAACCCGGCCCCAGCGGCCTTCCCACCACGCCTTGGAGGCCCTCGCTACCTGGAGAAGGTAGGGAAAAACTAACGGAGTTAAAAAAATCACCAGGTAGAAACAGCATGCAGGATGCTGTGACAGCCCCGGGCTTAGCGGCCTCCTCGCCGCAGGGAGTGGATGACTCATATAGGGAGTTGCCTCCTCCGACCCCTGTTACCAAAGAAGTCATGGGTAGGAAAGCgttgaagaaaacaaacagagaCGCTGAGGTGATGGTTCAGCCGATCTCATCGTCATCCAGCGGAGAAGAAGAGAGTGAGGATGAAGGTGACACCGGCCCGAGGGCGCCACCTGAAGATGAGAGGGATGACCTCGGGTCCTTGGTGTCATTTGCCCCCCCGACCAGCCCTAACCATGCTCAGCAGCCAAAAGTAATAAGAGGAGCAACCCGCAAGGGGACCAAAAAACAGCAGCCAGTCCTAAGTGTTCTGAAGGCCTCAGAAAGGATAGCCCTGGACATCCGGCTTGGTTACCTGCAGACTAAGGATGACAGGCGTGTGTATGTGCCGTCAGTAGGTCAGACAGAATATCCTTATCCTGCTGCTTGGTTAGACAAACTCAGCGAAGAAGCATCCTTAACTGTGAAAACGAGTTATGGAGAGATAATTAATGTGTTGATGACCCCTGCATATCGTACATTAATAAATTGTACAATGTTGACTAAAAATTTCAGAGAAGGTTTTGTGACCGTGTTGTATGATGTTTTGTTGAAGCTGGTAAAACAGGCTGCGTACTGCAAAGCAAATGCAGAAGTGAAGGAACAACATGATGTAATATGTCAAGACGGGGGGGAAGTGGGGCCTGCTGGCACTCAGACAGGACCTGCAACTTCCTCATTGCCTGTCTCAGTCACTGTTCCTCAGCAACAGCATAACACGGCACAGCCTGTGTTAGCGACACAGGCCCCAAATGATTTGGCAATGTTAGATGATCAAGAAAGAAATATGCGAGCCTTCAAGGCTTTGAAGGCCATGGTTCGAGATAAAGACCCAAAAGAAACAGTGAAAGAGTATTTGTATGATACTTGGCCCATGATCAAGGATGCCCCGGGAGGAGAAATAGCCAAAAAGATGTGGTTGCAATTAGTGATTTCCGACCCAGTGATGTCCCACGAAACCGCACAAGGAGTTTATGAACGATGGGTTGATGAAGACGAAGAAGATGAAGAGACTTATGTGACCCGGGCCAAGGAACAACTCAAAAAAGGGGTCACCTTGATGAATGTGTGGTACAAATTGAAGCAAATTATAACACCAAACAGGTACGTTAAAGTCCTGAGAATGCTTGTAGCAGATAAACCAAACCAAGCCATGTTTATTAAGATGGGACCGGAAAGTCCAGTTCTGAAGATTGAAGGGTCAATCAAACAATGGGACAGGCTGACGAAGCATTATAATGAAAGGAGAAAGGAGGCTGACAACCGGCGTGAGGGCGACCAGCTGCGTCAATCTACCCCGAAGGCACCCCAGCCTGTCCAGCAAAGAGAAATTTATAGCCAGCAGCCTCGAAGAGCTGCGTATTCTGGCCCGCAgcacactggggcttcatcctcaaACAGAACGGGAGAGAGGTTTGTCGCAGTCGCGGCAAAGTTGCCGGAAGCGCACAAGCAGGAGAAGTAA